One genomic window of Mucilaginibacter sp. SJ includes the following:
- a CDS encoding type II toxin-antitoxin system RelE/ParE family toxin → MSYKILTIAPFDKQFKRLVKKYPSLKKELIDLITSLKTEPTNGFALGNECYKIRLAIASKGKGKSGGARVITYVAITDKEIFLLSIYDKSEQEDIGDKELIRLLELVK, encoded by the coding sequence ATGAGTTATAAAATCTTAACTATTGCTCCTTTCGATAAGCAATTTAAGCGCCTCGTAAAAAAATATCCTTCATTAAAGAAAGAGCTGATTGACTTAATAACTTCACTAAAAACTGAACCCACGAACGGCTTTGCCCTTGGCAATGAATGTTATAAAATAAGATTAGCTATTGCTTCCAAAGGGAAAGGAAAATCAGGGGGAGCAAGGGTCATCACCTATGTTGCAATAACTGACAAAGAAATATTCCTCTTATCTATTTATGATAAATCTGAACAAGAAGATATTGGCGACAAAGAATTGA
- a CDS encoding sulfotransferase has product MINTTVKFTPRQTLIIAGMHRSGTSLITNWLNRCGLQIGERLCGSGTGNVDGHFEDLEFLKLHEEILDRNSLEVSGLTDTRDIEVPLYQLEKMKAVIGIKQQLYEQWAWKDPRTCLFLDTYAKLLPGARYLVVLRNYQSVVSSLLRRDFVSVDQKYMARKYIQRQVWTHFRRPRRLKAFYHDHAESYLKVWINYNEAILKMLKKLQPDDYLVINYSQLLENDSEVFSFLTGKWKFALNYFDFKDVYKQELMNKAEDISDFITDKTLLIKATYLLKRLGSYMRGSESFPGKEE; this is encoded by the coding sequence ATGATCAATACAACAGTTAAATTCACGCCCCGGCAAACGTTAATTATTGCAGGGATGCACCGTTCGGGTACATCGCTTATAACCAACTGGTTAAACCGCTGCGGCCTGCAAATCGGCGAGCGCTTATGCGGCAGCGGTACAGGCAATGTTGATGGCCACTTTGAAGATCTGGAGTTTTTGAAGCTGCATGAAGAGATCCTTGATCGTAACAGTTTGGAAGTATCGGGGCTAACCGATACCCGTGATATTGAGGTGCCGCTTTACCAGCTTGAAAAGATGAAAGCCGTAATTGGTATTAAGCAGCAGCTTTATGAGCAATGGGCCTGGAAAGATCCGCGTACCTGCCTTTTTTTGGATACTTATGCAAAGCTGTTGCCGGGCGCCAGGTACCTGGTGGTTTTGCGTAATTACCAATCGGTGGTTAGCTCATTGCTCAGGCGCGATTTTGTATCCGTTGATCAAAAGTATATGGCCCGCAAATATATTCAGCGCCAGGTATGGACTCATTTCAGACGGCCACGCAGGTTGAAAGCATTTTACCATGACCATGCCGAAAGCTATTTAAAAGTATGGATCAATTACAATGAAGCAATATTGAAAATGCTTAAAAAGCTGCAGCCCGATGATTACCTGGTAATTAACTATTCGCAGTTGCTTGAAAACGACAGCGAAGTTTTTTCGTTTTTAACCGGCAAATGGAAGTTTGCGCTCAATTATTTCGATTTTAAGGACGTGTATAAGCAGGAGCTGATGAACAAAGCAGAAGATATCAGCGATTTTATTACCGATAAAACATTACTGATAAAAGCAACCTACCTGCTTAAACGTTTGGGCAGCTATATGCGGGGCAGCGAAAGCTTTCCGGGGAAGGAGGAGTAG
- a CDS encoding adenylyl-sulfate kinase yields the protein MIILLCGLSGSGKTTLAQNVKMRLSDADIPVEIIDADVYRQKLFPNLGYTREDRFENIRRLGFIAGKLSGHGVVTIISAINPYDVIRRELIATYPDVKLIHIDCPVKTLLQRDTKGLYKRALLPEGHPDKVTNLSGVNDPFQIPSSPDLYINTHITRQIEATEMLAGFILDNYPQVQIKQLQPAGRY from the coding sequence ATGATTATTCTGCTTTGCGGGTTATCCGGATCGGGTAAAACAACCCTTGCTCAAAATGTTAAAATGAGGTTATCTGATGCTGATATCCCTGTTGAAATTATTGATGCTGATGTATACCGTCAAAAGCTGTTCCCAAACCTGGGTTACACCAGGGAAGACCGTTTTGAAAATATCCGCAGGCTCGGTTTTATTGCCGGCAAATTATCAGGGCATGGCGTGGTGACTATTATCAGCGCTATAAACCCCTACGACGTGATCCGCCGTGAACTGATAGCGACTTACCCTGATGTGAAGCTGATCCATATTGATTGCCCGGTTAAAACGCTGTTGCAAAGGGATACCAAAGGGCTTTACAAGCGCGCGTTATTGCCCGAAGGCCATCCGGACAAGGTAACTAATCTAAGCGGTGTTAATGACCCTTTCCAAATCCCGTCGTCGCCTGATCTGTATATCAATACACATATTACCAGGCAGATTGAAGCTACCGAAATGTTGGCAGGTTTTATTCTTGACAACTATCCGCAGGTGCAAATTAAGCAACTACAGCCAGCCGGCCGTTATTAA
- a CDS encoding class I SAM-dependent methyltransferase, translating into MNSNNLRKLYGNIDIYLFDQLLKGRFDDCRTILDAGCGNGRNIAYFLQNGFKVYGIDQSEHAVELAKRLSADLCPDHSPDNFKRATVEDLPFDDGQFDLVVCSAVLHFANDAEHFDNMVRSLWRVLKPGGYFFARLASDIGIETLVQPLGNYRYLLPDGSERFLVNEEILLEYTRELGAQLYEPIKTTNVQNLRCMTTWCMQKQ; encoded by the coding sequence ATGAACAGCAATAACCTCCGGAAATTATACGGCAATATCGATATCTATTTGTTCGATCAGTTATTGAAAGGACGCTTTGATGATTGCCGCACCATACTTGACGCAGGCTGCGGCAACGGGCGAAACATAGCTTATTTTTTGCAAAACGGCTTCAAGGTTTATGGCATTGATCAAAGCGAGCATGCTGTTGAACTGGCCAAACGGCTATCTGCCGATCTGTGCCCTGATCATTCACCCGATAATTTTAAGCGAGCTACTGTTGAGGACCTGCCTTTTGATGATGGGCAGTTTGACCTGGTAGTTTGCAGTGCCGTGCTGCATTTTGCTAATGATGCCGAACATTTTGACAATATGGTACGCTCACTATGGCGCGTACTGAAACCAGGAGGTTATTTCTTTGCAAGGCTTGCATCTGATATCGGCATCGAAACATTGGTACAGCCTTTGGGTAATTACCGTTACCTGCTGCCCGACGGGTCCGAACGGTTTTTGGTAAATGAAGAGATCCTGCTTGAATATACCCGTGAGCTGGGCGCACAGCTTTATGAACCTATAAAAACCACCAACGTGCAAAACCTGCGCTGTATGACAACCTGGTGCATGCAGAAGCAGTAA
- a CDS encoding MmcQ/YjbR family DNA-binding protein, which translates to MKSTLLPLPGVTHKMHFEHPAFYVNDKIFANIHEKDEQLAIYTTEREKWIALDPHTFFITPHYQNYKYMLVSLETVSPGDLKQLLITAYLARATKKLIREYEKMIANG; encoded by the coding sequence ATGAAAAGCACCTTGTTGCCGCTGCCGGGTGTTACCCATAAAATGCACTTTGAGCATCCTGCATTTTATGTTAACGATAAGATCTTCGCCAACATACATGAAAAGGATGAGCAACTGGCCATTTACACCACCGAGCGCGAAAAATGGATAGCGCTTGATCCGCATACCTTTTTCATTACCCCGCATTATCAAAATTACAAATACATGCTGGTGAGCCTCGAAACCGTATCACCTGGCGACCTGAAGCAACTGTTAATAACAGCGTACCTTGCAAGGGCCACCAAAAAGCTGATCAGGGAATATGAAAAGATGATAGCAAATGGTTAG
- the tsaD gene encoding tRNA (adenosine(37)-N6)-threonylcarbamoyltransferase complex transferase subunit TsaD — MPVILGIESSCDETSASVCVDGVIMSNVIANQTIHEAYGGVVPELASRVHQQNIVPAVQQALLNAKVSKNDIDAVAFTRGPGLLGSLLVGVSFAKAFALAKGIPLIDINHMQAHILAHFIGDKNPSFPFLCLTVSGGHTQIVLVKDYFDMEIIGQTLDDAAGEAMDKTSKILGLPYPGGPLIDKYARQGNPDAYKFPEPQIPGYDFSFSGLKTSILYFIRDNVAQKPDFINQNMADICASVEKRIATILLNKLQKAAQAYGIKDIALAGGVSANTGLRLGLQAMAEKNGWNSFIPKMEYCTDNAAMIAIAGYHKYLKGEFIGQDVAPMARMAF; from the coding sequence GTGCCCGTAATTTTAGGAATCGAATCATCATGTGATGAAACCTCAGCTTCGGTTTGTGTTGATGGCGTGATCATGAGCAATGTTATTGCCAATCAAACCATACACGAGGCCTATGGAGGCGTGGTCCCGGAGTTAGCCTCAAGGGTTCATCAGCAAAATATTGTTCCGGCTGTTCAGCAGGCATTATTAAACGCAAAAGTAAGCAAAAATGATATTGATGCGGTAGCTTTTACACGCGGTCCCGGACTTTTAGGTTCTCTTTTAGTGGGGGTATCATTTGCCAAAGCTTTTGCCTTAGCAAAAGGCATCCCGCTTATTGATATCAACCATATGCAAGCCCATATCCTGGCGCATTTTATAGGCGATAAAAATCCGTCGTTCCCTTTCCTTTGCCTTACCGTATCGGGCGGTCATACGCAAATTGTGCTGGTGAAGGATTATTTTGATATGGAGATCATAGGGCAAACCCTTGATGACGCCGCCGGCGAAGCCATGGATAAAACCAGTAAAATTTTAGGCTTGCCTTATCCCGGCGGACCGCTCATTGATAAGTACGCACGCCAGGGGAACCCCGACGCATACAAGTTCCCCGAACCGCAGATCCCGGGGTATGATTTTAGCTTTAGCGGCCTGAAAACCTCCATTCTGTATTTTATCCGCGATAACGTAGCTCAAAAACCTGATTTTATCAACCAGAACATGGCCGATATTTGTGCATCTGTAGAAAAACGGATCGCTACGATCTTGCTTAACAAACTGCAAAAAGCAGCGCAGGCATACGGCATAAAAGATATAGCTTTGGCGGGTGGCGTATCAGCAAATACGGGTTTAAGGTTAGGCCTGCAGGCCATGGCCGAAAAAAACGGGTGGAACAGCTTTATCCCTAAAATGGAATACTGTACTGATAACGCCGCCATGATTGCCATAGCCGGGTATCACAAATACCTTAAAGGCGAGTTTATAGGACAGGACGTTGCCCCGATGGCGCGGATGGCCTTTTAA